One genomic window of Thermorudis peleae includes the following:
- a CDS encoding protein-L-isoaspartate(D-aspartate) O-methyltransferase, with the protein MATVPSRYDQITHLLRTLHQNGVRDPQVLLAIAAVPRERFVPVELRARAWENRALPIGDGQTISQPLVVGLMTQALALTGAEHVLEVGTGSGYQAAILARLARSVVTVEINPVLAIAARQRLAQLGYQNVTVEVADGSQGWPAAAPYDRILVTAATPVIPPALLEQLRDADGARLVLPLGQGQRQELIVLERRQGHLVRTSLGAVAFVPLRINDGGYIGKD; encoded by the coding sequence ATGGCAACAGTGCCTTCCCGCTATGACCAGATTACGCACTTACTGCGGACACTTCACCAGAATGGCGTCCGCGATCCACAGGTGCTTCTCGCTATCGCAGCTGTCCCACGCGAGCGATTTGTGCCGGTGGAGTTGCGTGCTCGGGCGTGGGAGAACCGTGCCCTGCCGATTGGCGATGGCCAGACAATTTCCCAACCGCTTGTGGTCGGCTTGATGACGCAAGCGCTGGCTTTGACCGGGGCTGAACATGTACTGGAAGTTGGCACTGGCTCAGGCTATCAAGCAGCTATTCTTGCCCGGTTAGCTCGCTCGGTCGTCACGGTTGAGATCAATCCAGTGCTGGCGATTGCGGCTCGGCAACGGCTTGCCCAGCTAGGCTACCAAAATGTCACCGTCGAGGTTGCCGATGGCTCACAGGGCTGGCCGGCCGCAGCGCCGTACGACCGCATCCTTGTCACCGCCGCCACGCCGGTTATTCCGCCAGCTCTCCTCGAGCAATTACGCGACGCCGATGGCGCCCGACTCGTGTTACCGCTTGGCCAGGGACAGCGACAGGAGCTGATCGTGCTCGAACGACGACAAGGTCATCTTGTGCGAACGAGCCTCGGTGCCGTCGCGTTCGTTCCTCTGCGCATCAATGATGGCGGGTACATCGGCAAGGACTGA